One Kwoniella pini CBS 10737 chromosome 11, complete sequence DNA segment encodes these proteins:
- a CDS encoding histone acetyltransferase type B subunit 2, with amino-acid sequence MAPSEPIEIEDDVSNAGDDSQVINEEYKIWKKNTPFLYDTVITHALTWPSLTCQWLPDQTTPPDADYTVHRMIIGTHTSGQSNDHLIIAEVLLPKGGLENAGKEVAEMYDEDKQEIGSYTKSPARIRAIQTINHEGEINRARYMPQNPELIATKAVSGDVLVFDRTKHESKANPNGECRPDIRLKGQTKEGYGLAWSTVKEGHILSASEDTTVAHWDIQGYQKKDPVLQPLRLYKGHSACVGDVDWHPKNDYMFASVGDDRKIMLWDTRSDNANKPSSSVEGHGAEINSVAFAPSSDYLFLTGSSDNTIALWDIRKPQSKLHSFEGHTDDVLQLSWSPFSPTLFASASADRRVHIWNLDLIGSEQTPDDAEDGSPELLFVHGGHTSKVSDISWNKNSNWHLATTSEDNILQVWEPSRHVRTPGEGDVDIMDLE; translated from the exons ATGGCTCCTTCTGAACCTATCGAAATAGAGGATGATGTTTCGAATGCAGGAGATGATAGTCAAGTAATAAACGAG GAGTATAAaatatggaagaagaa CACTCCTTTTCTTTACGATACAGTCATAACTCATGCTTTGACATGGCCATCTTTAACATGTCAATGGCTTCCTGATCAAACAAC TCCTCCTGACGCAGATTATACTGTACATCGAATGATTATTGGTACTCATACATCAGGTCAATCAAATGATCATCTCATAATTGCTGAAGTTCTACTACCgaaaggtggattagaaAATGCTGGAAAAGAAGTTGCTGAGATGTATGATGAGGATAAACAGG AAATTGGCTCGTACACCAAATCTCCTGCTAGAATTCGAGCTATTCAAACTATAAATCACGAAGGGGAGATCAATAGAGCTAGATACATGCCTCAAAATCCTGAACTTATAGCTACAAAAGCAGTCTCAGGAGATGTATTAGTTTTTGATAGAACCAAGCATGAATCAAAGGCAAATCCCAATGGAGAATGTAGACCTGATATAAGATTGAAAGGGCAGACAAAAGAAGG GTATGGTCTTGCTTGGAGTACCGTCAAAGAGGGTCATATTCTTAGTGCTAGTGAAGATACTACTGTTGCTCATTG GGATATCCAAGGATACCAGAAAAAGGACCCCGTCTTACAGCCATTGCGTCTGTATAAAGGTCATTCAGCTTGTGTCGGA GATGTGGACTGGCATCCCAAGAACGACTACATGTTTGCCTCAGTAGGAGACGACAGGAAGATCATGTT GTGGGATACAAGAAGCGATAATGCCAAcaaaccatcttcttcggtTGAGGGTCATGGAGCAGAGATTAATTCTGTAGCATTTGCACCTTCGTCAGATTATCTTTTCTTAACAGGTTCAAGTGATAAT ACAATTGCATTATGGGATATTCGTAAACctcaatcaaaattacaTTCATTTGAAGGACATACAGATGATGTACTTCAATTATCATGGtcacctttttcaccaACTTTATTTGCATCTGCATCAGCAGATAGAAGAGTACATATTTGgaatttagatttaattgGTTCAGAACAAACTCCAGATGATGCAGAAGATGGTTCacctgaattattatttgtaCATGGTGGACATACTTCAAAAGTTTCAGATATTTCATGgaataaaaattcaaattggCATTTAGCAACTACTTCTGAAGATAATATTTTACAAGTTTGGGAACCTTCTAGACATGTTAGAACACctggtgaaggtgatgtaGATATTATGGATTTAGAGTAA